From Fibrobacter sp. UWT2, the proteins below share one genomic window:
- the hisG gene encoding ATP phosphoribosyltransferase, protein MIKVALPNKGMLFEPTQELLKACGYKASKPYKTLTQLDTKNGIEFFFLRPSDIPMYVGRGIIDAGITGIDFNAEAKSPAVKVLDLPYGASKMCAAVPNESPVQSLDELKNSTIATSFPNIVEGFYKKPMDFVVLEGAVEISVSLGVADAIVDVVETGTTLKQAGLRIVGEPLFRSNAALFCNPQKTELEEVNTLIRRIEGKLVAQSYMMIEYDCPAELLQKACELTPGLDAPTVTKLHGREWYSVKAMVPQEEANSIMDKLWDAGARSILLFGIKSARI, encoded by the coding sequence ATGATTAAGGTAGCTCTCCCGAATAAGGGCATGCTCTTTGAGCCCACCCAGGAACTTTTGAAGGCTTGCGGTTACAAGGCCTCCAAGCCCTACAAGACTTTGACCCAGCTCGACACCAAGAACGGAATCGAATTCTTCTTCCTCCGTCCGAGCGACATTCCGATGTACGTGGGCCGCGGCATTATCGATGCCGGCATCACGGGTATCGACTTTAACGCCGAAGCCAAGAGCCCGGCCGTCAAGGTTCTCGACTTGCCTTATGGCGCCTCCAAGATGTGCGCCGCCGTGCCGAACGAAAGCCCGGTGCAGTCCCTTGACGAACTCAAGAATTCTACAATCGCCACCAGCTTCCCGAACATCGTGGAAGGCTTCTACAAGAAGCCGATGGACTTCGTGGTGCTCGAAGGCGCCGTCGAAATCTCGGTGAGCCTCGGTGTGGCTGACGCTATTGTTGACGTGGTCGAAACCGGTACCACGCTCAAGCAGGCAGGACTTCGCATTGTGGGCGAACCGCTCTTCCGTAGCAACGCCGCCCTCTTCTGCAACCCTCAGAAGACCGAACTCGAAGAAGTCAACACGCTCATCCGCCGTATCGAAGGCAAGCTCGTCGCCCAGTCTTACATGATGATCGAGTACGACTGCCCGGCCGAACTTCTCCAGAAGGCATGCGAACTCACGCCGGGCCTCGACGCCCCGACGGTGACTAAGCTCCACGGCCGCGAATGGTATTCCGTGAAGGCCATGGTCCCGCAAGAAGAAGCAAACTCCATCATGGACAAGCTTTGGGACGCCGGAGCACGCAGCATTCTCCTGTTCGGGATCAAGAGCGCTCGTATTTAA
- the hisE gene encoding phosphoribosyl-ATP diphosphatase has product MTFEEMYALACQRKKDMPEGKGTTELFKKGPHGIGKKLVEEAAESWMAARFESRDAQCLELSQVLYYVAVMMAEKGLTLEEVYAKL; this is encoded by the coding sequence ATGACATTCGAAGAAATGTACGCACTGGCCTGCCAGCGCAAGAAAGATATGCCCGAAGGTAAGGGTACCACGGAACTTTTCAAGAAGGGTCCGCACGGCATTGGCAAGAAGCTCGTCGAAGAAGCCGCCGAAAGCTGGATGGCCGCTCGCTTTGAAAGCCGCGACGCCCAGTGCTTGGAACTTTCCCAGGTTCTTTACTATGTGGCCGTTATGATGGCCGAAAAAGGTCTCACCCTCGAAGAAGTGTACGCTAAACTATGA
- a CDS encoding GGDEF domain-containing protein codes for MFWSILVVVTVVATCSAIFTIYEGLNFSASLASLSCAVLCFVIAFVAVKTSLYNQCYLVMCCALSCFLMPMLFLFCGGITSGMPLYCITSLALIAFAVRGRAKNISFTISLLIQAATIYMSWKNPDILYTTLDRDGAFLDILVTHILTGITLFAVGSFSLMAYVQEREKSERLVARLDYLAVRDSLTGLYNRRYLLKFLDERVWKHRNDYFIAMFDLDNFKQVNTKYDHKFGDKVICAVGELIQKVGDETAGECVARYGCEKFIYLINAGSEVEAYSKVESIRKSVRQISLDEHPELQLTISGGLLPCSAKSVADINQLLFRVDELVVSAKNQGKNQIRNMVEN; via the coding sequence ATGTTCTGGTCGATCTTGGTGGTTGTTACCGTAGTGGCAACCTGCTCCGCTATCTTTACCATTTACGAGGGACTGAACTTCTCGGCGTCCCTCGCCAGTCTCAGTTGCGCCGTCCTCTGTTTCGTAATCGCCTTTGTCGCCGTAAAGACATCACTCTATAACCAGTGCTACCTGGTCATGTGCTGTGCGCTCAGCTGTTTTTTGATGCCCATGCTGTTCCTGTTCTGCGGCGGCATCACCAGCGGTATGCCTCTTTACTGTATTACCTCGCTTGCGCTGATCGCCTTTGCAGTCCGCGGGCGCGCGAAGAACATTTCCTTTACTATTTCCCTGTTAATCCAGGCAGCCACGATCTATATGTCCTGGAAGAATCCGGACATTCTCTATACCACCCTTGACCGCGACGGAGCTTTTCTCGACATCCTGGTCACGCACATTCTGACGGGCATCACGCTCTTTGCCGTAGGCTCCTTCTCGCTGATGGCTTATGTACAGGAACGCGAAAAAAGCGAAAGGCTGGTGGCACGACTGGACTACCTGGCCGTCAGGGATTCCCTTACGGGCCTGTACAATCGCAGGTATTTGCTCAAATTCCTCGATGAACGCGTCTGGAAGCACCGCAACGACTACTTTATCGCCATGTTTGACTTGGATAATTTTAAACAAGTTAACACCAAGTACGACCATAAGTTTGGCGACAAGGTCATTTGCGCCGTAGGCGAACTGATTCAAAAGGTCGGTGACGAAACCGCCGGCGAATGCGTCGCCCGTTACGGCTGCGAAAAATTCATCTACCTGATCAACGCCGGTTCCGAAGTAGAGGCTTACTCCAAGGTGGAATCGATTCGCAAGTCCGTTCGTCAGATTTCTCTCGACGAGCATCCGGAACTGCAGCTTACAATAAGCGGCGGATTGCTCCCTTGCAGCGCCAAGTCTGTAGCCGATATCAATCAGCTTCTTTTCCGAGTCGACGAACTCGTGGTTTCCGCCAAAAATCAAGGCAAGAACCAGATTCGCAACATGGTGGAAAACTAA